One Narcine bancroftii isolate sNarBan1 chromosome 3, sNarBan1.hap1, whole genome shotgun sequence DNA window includes the following coding sequences:
- the ndufc1 gene encoding NADH dehydrogenase [ubiquinone] 1 subunit C1, mitochondrial, protein MRLRAAEWRAEAPALGPFRPLLTHWIGVGRVRAAEWRAEAPALGSFRPLLPHWIGVGHVRAAEWRAETPALGSFRPLAPHGSALGACARRSGVRKPQRSGLSGLDPFIVRRWARARGAPAAKVFGFGCDCKMPTRRALLSLFGVPRVLTRSAFTARKPDYTNPKWLGVGLAFGSTIALWTLLFKQHDQDVQAYKAHHGIE, encoded by the exons ATGCGCCTGCGCGCGGCTGAGTGGCGTGCAGAAGCCCCAGCGCTCGGGCCTTTCCGGCCTCTCCTCACTCATTGGATCGGCGTTGGGCGCGTGCGCGCGGCGGAGTGGCGTGCAGAAGCCCCAGCGCTCGGGTCTTTCCGGCCTCTCCTCCCTCATTGGATCGGCGTTGGGCACGTGCGCGCTGCGGAGTGGCGTGCAGAAACCCCAGCGCTCGGGTCTTTCCGGCCACTCGCCCCTCATGGATCGGCGTTGGGCGCGTGCGCGCGGCGGAGTGGCGTGCGGAAGCCCCAGCGCTCGGGTCTTTCCGGCCTTGACCCATTCATTGTTCGGCGTTGGGCGCGTGCGCGCGGTGCCCCGGCGGCTAAGGTGTTTGGTTTCGGGTGCGACTGCAAGATGCCCACTCGTCGCGCTCTCCTGAGCTTGTTCGGGGTTCCGCGAG TATTGACTCGTTCAGCTTTCACCGCAAGAAAACCAGACTACACCAATCCAAAGTGGCTTGGAGTTGGCTTGGCATTTGGAAGTACAATAGCACTGTGGACTCTG